The following are encoded together in the Gemmatimonadaceae bacterium genome:
- the corA gene encoding magnesium/cobalt transporter CorA produces the protein MTLPVQDAPPRTIYRSKDGADVLDCHPRELAQLMADGGPLWVDIDSTVRSQHALLEKVFRFHPLAIEDTLNPHSRVKLEEYSDFLFIVIRGVGLAESTEDPYDLETKDLYCFLGPHFLVTVHSGPMPSIERVSEAMRRSPELLSRGVERALHAILDETIDSFFPVMHQIDEFIDGLEERVFASFDETALRDIFTVKRLVLSLRRYLQPSREVMNILTNRPSTLLTPDVQIYFRDIYDHVMRINDSLDTYRELLSSTMDSYLTQVSNRLASSTKGLSLVATMSLPFVVVSGMWGMNFARIPLMGWPHGFWLLLVVQLGLGLALLYFLRRRRLF, from the coding sequence ATGACTCTTCCGGTTCAGGACGCGCCACCGCGCACGATCTACCGCTCGAAGGACGGCGCCGATGTGCTGGACTGCCATCCGCGCGAGCTGGCGCAATTGATGGCGGATGGTGGGCCGCTGTGGGTGGACATCGACTCGACGGTACGGTCTCAGCACGCGTTGCTGGAGAAGGTGTTTCGGTTCCATCCACTGGCGATTGAGGACACGCTCAACCCGCACTCGCGCGTGAAATTGGAGGAGTACTCCGATTTCCTGTTCATCGTCATTCGTGGCGTGGGGTTGGCCGAGAGCACCGAGGACCCGTACGATCTGGAGACCAAGGACCTGTACTGTTTCCTGGGACCGCACTTCCTGGTGACGGTACATTCAGGCCCCATGCCGTCCATTGAGCGCGTCTCCGAGGCGATGCGGCGATCGCCCGAGTTGCTGTCGCGCGGTGTTGAGCGCGCGCTGCACGCGATTCTCGATGAGACGATCGACAGTTTCTTCCCGGTCATGCACCAGATCGACGAGTTCATCGACGGATTGGAGGAGCGGGTGTTCGCGTCATTCGACGAGACGGCGCTGCGCGACATCTTCACGGTCAAGCGCCTGGTGCTGTCGTTGCGCCGGTATCTGCAGCCGTCGCGCGAAGTGATGAATATCCTGACGAACCGGCCGAGCACGCTGTTGACACCCGATGTCCAGATCTATTTTCGCGACATCTATGATCACGTCATGCGCATCAACGACTCGCTGGACACTTATCGGGAACTGCTGAGCAGCACGATGGACTCCTATCTCACGCAGGTATCGAATCGGCTCGCCTCGAGCACGAAAGGCCTGTCGCTGGTGGCCACCATGTCACTCCCGTTTGTCGTGGTGAGCGGCATGTGGGGCATGAACTTCGCCAGGATTCCACTGATGGGTTGGCCGCACGGATTCTGGCTGCTGCTGGTGGTGCAGCTGGGACTGGGACTCGCCCTGCTATACTTCCTGCGTCGCCGACGCCTGTTCTAG
- a CDS encoding histone deacetylase, whose translation MTKVAFISHSDCGRHDTGWGHPEHVGRLRAIPRALRHEPALFERLQHLEGRHATREELLLVHDLAYIDQVAALVTAGGGTLGPDTVVSEGSWDAATASVGCVLDGVDMAFDGRAVRSFSAVRPPGHHALRDRAMGFCVFGNVAIAAHYALTRHHCERVLIVDWDVHHGNGTQALVEHDPRIRFVSMHQWPWYPGTGSADDRGPLGTIWNVPLAAGLPSVRYVGALLDAVDAATVGFTPDLVLLSAGFDSLADDPLGGFTLSLGDIDALTRALVARADLWCGGRLVSALEGGYAPDPVAQAVLTHLAALA comes from the coding sequence ATGACCAAGGTGGCCTTCATCTCGCATTCCGATTGCGGCCGACACGATACCGGATGGGGACATCCCGAACATGTCGGTCGTCTGCGGGCGATTCCGCGCGCGTTGCGCCATGAACCCGCGCTGTTCGAGCGGCTGCAGCATCTCGAGGGGCGTCACGCCACGCGCGAGGAGTTGCTGTTGGTGCATGACCTGGCCTACATCGATCAGGTCGCCGCGCTCGTGACGGCCGGTGGCGGCACGCTCGGTCCGGATACGGTGGTGTCCGAGGGATCGTGGGATGCAGCGACGGCGAGCGTGGGGTGCGTACTCGACGGCGTCGACATGGCCTTCGACGGTCGGGCCGTTCGCAGCTTTTCGGCGGTGCGGCCTCCCGGACACCACGCGTTGCGCGACCGTGCGATGGGATTCTGCGTCTTCGGCAACGTGGCCATAGCGGCACACTACGCCCTGACCCGACACCACTGCGAGCGGGTGCTCATTGTGGATTGGGACGTCCATCACGGCAACGGGACTCAGGCGCTGGTGGAGCATGACCCGCGAATTCGTTTCGTGTCGATGCACCAGTGGCCATGGTACCCAGGCACCGGGAGCGCCGATGATCGCGGTCCGCTCGGCACCATCTGGAATGTCCCGCTGGCGGCCGGGCTACCGTCAGTGCGCTACGTTGGCGCGCTGCTGGACGCGGTCGATGCCGCGACGGTCGGGTTTACGCCCGACCTCGTGTTGCTCAGCGCCGGTTTTGACAGTCTGGCCGACGACCCGTTGGGTGGCTTTACGCTGTCGTTGGGGGACATCGATGCGCTCACTCGCGCCCTGGTGGCCCGCGCAGATCTATGGTGTGGCGGCCGGTTGGTGAGCGCGCTCGAGGGCGGTTACGCACCGGACCCCGTCGCACAGGCCGTCCTGACGCATCTGGCCGCGTTGGCCTGA